A segment of the Streptomyces sp. Tu 2975 genome:
CCGGCGGAGCGGTTGCAGTTCAACCACCGCGCCTTCGGCGACCGGTACGTGACCGACGGCCTCTACGGACTGATCAAGCTCCGGATCTTCGCGGAGGAGTACGAGGCGGCCGTCTACGAGCTGGCGAAACGGATCGTCAGCGTCGCCGACACCATACGGCTCGCTCCCGGCAGCCCCGTCGAGTTCCGCCAGGCGCCCAGCGCGTTCGGCAGACCCAGCCTCGGCCCGCGGCCCATGCACGTCACCGTCGCGGCCCCCACCAGCCACGACCTGCCCCCCGGACGGTCGGCCGACTACTACGGCAAGCAGTCACAGGACTGGAACCCTTACCACCCGGACTCCGCCCGCCCGTTGGCGTACGTCGCGCAGGACCTGGTGCGCTCCCTCAACTACCAGCCGACCGTCTCCTCCTTCGACCACGAGCCGCTGCCCGCGGCAGGCCAGCCGCCGACCCGTCCCGAGATCCTGCTCATCGACCGCTGGGCCCTCGAGAACGACGAACGGTGCCGCAAACTCGCCGCCTTCGACGCCCATCCGCACCCCTGGGTGAGCGTCGTCGTCCCCTGGAACCGCGACGACCCGGACAGCCGCGACGCGGAGGCCGAACTGATCGAGAAACTGGAGCGCACCATGCCGCACCAGATGAGCCACGGCCGCGCGGCCTGCCAGGCGGCGGCCAAGGGCGTCTACAGCATGGAGGCCTTCGGGCACCTGCTGCCCCAGGTCGCGGAGGCGGCCGCCCAGGAGTACCTGCGCCACGCCGAGGCGTTCCCGCCGGCCCCGCCGGGCGGCGGCAGCCACAGCGAACGGCCACGGCTGCGCGGCCCGATGGCCGATTACAGCACCACCCACTACGTCCCGAACATGCGTGACATCGCCCCTGATGCGGAGGACACGGATGACAGCCAGTCGTGACGGGCGCATCGTCACCTTCTACTCGTACAAGGGAGGCACAGGACGCACGATGGCCATGGCCAACGTGGCCTGGATCCTCGCCGCGAACGGTAAGCGGGTGCTGGCCGTCGACTGGGACCTGGAAGCACCCGGCCTGCACCGCTTCTTCCACCCGTTCCTGGACCCCTCCACGCTCGGCGCCACCACCGGTGTCATCGACCTGATCACCGAGTACGCCTGGGCCGCGACCAATCCCGAGCCGCGCCGCGTGGACTGGCACCTGGACTACGCACGCATACAGCCGCACGCCGTCTCCCTCACCCCTGAGAGCCTCGGCTGGGAGTTCCCCGAGGGCGGCACGCTCGACTTCGTCTCGGCTGGCAAGCAGAACCGCGAGTACTCCGCAACCGTGTCCACCTTCGACTGGGACAATTTCTACGACCGGCTCGGCGGCGGGCACTTCTTCGACGCGCTGCGCGACGACATGAAGGCCAACTACGACTACGTCCTCATCGACAGCCGCACCGGCCTCAGCGACATCGCCGACATCTGCACGGTCCACCTGCCCGACGTCCTCGTCGACTGCTTCACCCTCAGCGACCAGTCCATCGACGGCGCCGCCGCGGTCGCCCGGCAGATCGACGAGAGGTACGGCGGCCGGGGCATCCGGATCTTCCCCGTTCCCATGCGCATCGACGAGGGGGAGAAGGAGAAGGCGGACGCCGGACGGGCCCTCGCGCGCCTCAAGTTCGACCGCTTCCCCACCGGCATGACCGGCGAGGAGGCCACCGCCTACTGGGGCGCGGTGGAGATCCCCTACCGGCCCTACTACGCCTACGAGGAGACGCTCGCGACCTTCGGCGACGAGGCCGGGCTCACCAGCTCGCTGCTCTCCGCCTTCGAACGCCTCACCGCCGTCGTCACCGACCAGCAGGTCACCGCCATGCCGCCGGTCAACGAGGACGTCCGGCTGCGCATCAGGGACGCCTTCACCCGCCGGCGTCCCGCGCTGCCCGCCGACCTGTTCCTCAGCTACGTCGCCGAGAACCGCATGTGGGCCGACTGGGTCGAGTACGTGCTCAGCAGAGCCGGCTTCCGGGTCGTGCCGCGCGACGTGTCCGCGGAACACGATCCCGTGGAGGTCGACGCGGCCGCCGCGGAGAACGCCGCCCGTACGGTCGTGCTGCTGTCCAGCGCCTACCTCAAGTCGGCCCGGGCCGTGGAGGTCTTCCAGCGCGCGGCGGCGGAGGACCCCAGCGGCGGCCGGCGCCACCTGCTCCCGATACGCGTCGGCGACGTCCGCCTCACCACCCCCTACATCGACCGCAACCCCGTCGACCTGTTCCGGCTCGACGAGGTGCACGCCACCGGCGCCCTCCTGCGCGCGCTCGACCGTCCGGTGCAGCTTCCCGAGCCGTCGTCGCCCGGACCGCGGTTCCCCGGAACGGTGCCGAAGATCTGGAACGCGCCGCCCCGCAACCCCGGATTCACCGGCCGCTCCGTCGTACTGGAACGGATGCGCGACCAGCTCGGCGGCGGCATGGCCGTGGCCGCGGTCCTGCCGCAGCCCCAGACGCTCTACGGCCTCGGCGGCGTCGGCAAGACCCAGGTGGCCCTCGAGTACGTCCACCGCTTCATGGCCGACTACGACCTGGTCTGGTGGATCTCCTCCGAGCAGCCCGACGACGTCGTCGCCGGACTCGCCGAACTCGCCGTCCGGCTCGGCGCGCAGGGCGGCGAGGACATGGCCGCCGCCTCGCAGGAGGCCATCGACCTGCTGCGGCGCGGGGTGCCGTCGTCACGGTGGCTGCTGGTCTTCGACAACGCCGACGACCCCGAGCAGCTCAAGCGCTTCTTCCCCGCCGGCGGCCCCGGCCACGTCCTGGTCACCTCCAGGAACCAGACCTGGTCGCAGTACGGCGACGCACTGCCCGTCGACGTCTTCCTGCGCGAGGAGTCCATCGAGCACATACAGCGGCGCGCCCGGGGACTGAGCGCCGAGGACGCCGACCAGGTCGCCACGGCCGTGGGCGACCTGCCCCTCGCCGTCGAGCAGGCGGCGGCCTGGATAGCGGAGACGGCCACACCGGTCTCCTCCTACCTGGAACAACTGCGCGAGCAGGCCGCCAGCGTGCTGGCGCTCAACCAGCCCGCCGGATACCCGGAGCCGGTCGCCGCGACCTGGAACGTGTCCATCGAGCGGCTGAAGGAGCGCTCTCCGGCGGCCGTCCGGCTGCTCCAGCTGTGCGCCTTCTTCGCACCGGAGCCGATCTCCGCGAACCTGCTCTACAGCAAGGAGATGATCGACGCGCTCAAGCCGTACGACGCCTCCCTCCAGGAGAAGCTGGTGCTGGGGCGGGTCATCCGGGAGATCGGCCGGTTCGCCCTCGCCAAGGTCGACCAGGTCTCCAACTCGATCCAGGTGCACCGCCTGGTGCAGGCCGTCATCAGGGCGCAGCTGAGCGAGGAGGAGCAGATGGACGCGCGCCACGCCGTCCACCGCATCCTCGCCGGCGCCAGGCCCGACGACGACGAGCCGATCGACAACCCCGAGACCTGGCCGCGGTTCAACACCATCTGGCCGCACCTCGGCCCGTCGGAGGCCAGGTACTGCAAGGAGCCGGAGACCCGCCGGCTGTTGATCGACCGGGTGCGTTACCTCTGGAAGCGCGGCGACTGGAAGACCGCCTACACCCTTGCCGGCGATCTGCGCGAGGCGTGGAAGGACATGCTCGGCAACGACGACCTCCAGTACCTGTACCTGCGCTTCCACCTCTCCAACATCCTGCGCTCGCAGGGCCGTTACGTGGAGGCGAAGGAACTCGACGAGGTGACCCTGGAGCGGCAGCGCGCGGTGCTCGGCGCCTCCCATCCGCACACGTACATGACCACCAGCGGTCTGGCGATGGACCTCGGCACGCTCGGCGAGTACGGCAGGGCGATGGAGCTGGCGACCGAGGCCCACGAAGGGTTCAGCCAGATCTTCCACGAGTCCCATCCACGTACACTCGCCGCCGCCAACAACCTGGCGCTGAACCTGCGGATGGTCGGGCAGTACGCGCGGGCCCGCGAGATCGACCAGGAGGTCTTCGACCGGCGCACGGAGGTGCTCGGCCCGGAACACCCGTACACGCTCTCCTCGGCGATGAACCTCGCCCGCGACCTCAGGGAGGTCGGGCGGTACGAGGACTCCGTGTCCGTGCTCAGCCGCACCTACGAGGTGTACAAGGAGCAGCTCGGCCGGGCGTTCCCCGGCACGCTGGCCGCGGGCAAGAGCCTCGCGGTGTCGCTGCGCAGGGCCGGCCGGCTGGAGGACGCGCGGCGGCTGACGACCGCGACCCGCAACCGCTATCGCGCCAAGTACACCTCCGCCAACCCCGACTCGCTGGCCTGCGACCTGAACCTGGCGGCGGACCTGTTCGCCGCCGGCGAGCCCGTCGCCGCACGGGACCTGGCCCAGGAGGTCGTCGACCAGTACCGGCAGGTCCCCGGCGAGCGGCACCCGTACACCCTGGCGGCGATCAACAACCTCGGGATCTACGAGTGGGGCTGCGGAACACCGGAGACCGCTGAGCGGCTGCTGCAGGACGTGGTCGCGGCCATGCGCGAGGTGCTGGGTGAGGACCATCCGCACGCCCTCTACAGCACGATCAACCTCGCCAACGCCCTTGCGGACCTGGGCCTCTGCGACGAGGCACTGGCGATCGAGCGGCGGACCGTGGACCGGCTGCGCGAGGTGCTGGGAGCCCGCCACCCCGAGGTGCTCGGCATCGCCTCCAACATGTCCGTCACGCTCGGACTGCTGGGACGCAAGGACGAGGCGGCCCAGCTGCGCGTGGAGACGGTCGAGGAGCTGCAGCGGCTGCTGGGCGACGAGCACGCGCTCACCCGCATCGCCAAGGACGAACGCCGCGTCTATCGCGACCTGGAGCCGCTGGCGGTGTGACGGCGGTGTGACGGTGCGGGCCGCCGCGCTCCGCGGGCGTGGCGGCCCACCCCCGTCGGTCGGCGGGCGCGGTCAGTCGTCCAGCAGCCAGGTGAGGATGCGGGGCAGCGCGTGCAGGGCGTCGAAGTGCGCGGCGGCCGGTTCCAGGACGGCCGTCGCGCCCGGGATGCGCTGGGCGAGCCAGCGGGAGTGGCCCACCGGGGAGAAGACGTCCTTCTCCCCGTGCCACAGCATCACCGGGCTCTTGATGTCCGCAGGGTCGAATCCCCACGGGCTGCAGAACGCGAGCGCGTCGTCGATCCATCCGTACGCGGAAGTCCGCAGCGCCTCCTGGTAGTTGCGCAGCAGCATGGACCTGACGCCGGCGTCGGAGACCACCATCCGGTCGGAGTCGGTGAGCTCCCTGCGCAGGTCGTTCAGCAGCCTGACCGGGTCCTGCCTGATCTCGGCGGACCGCAGCGTGAACCGCTCCACGAGTCCCGCGGGGTCGTCGGAGGCGCTGGTGTACTCGGTGACGTTGGACGCGGCCATGCCCTCGAACCAGTCCAGGCCGTCCGCGTCCCTCGGCGCGAGGGTCACCAGCGCCGCGGCACGGGTCACCCGGTCCGGCATCAGCGCCGCACACGCCAGAGCGTGCGGCGCGCCCCCGGACCGGCCCACGACGGCGAAGCGCTCCAGGCCGAAGTCGTCCGCGATCGCCCGCACGTCCTGCGCCACATCGGCGACGCTGCGGCCCGCGAGCCGGTCCGAGCCGCCGTAGCCGGGACGGTCGTAGGCGATCAGCTGTGTGCCGCGCTGATAGAGCACCATGCCGCGCGGCGCGGGGCCGAGCCTGCTGCCCGGCGTACCGTGCAGCAGGAAGACCGGTCTGCCGCGCGGATCGCCGAGACGCTCCACCATCAGATGCCGCCCGTCCGCCGCGCGCACCCGACGTCGCACCCGAACGCCCCCTTCGCCGTACATGCCCCGTGCCGTCCATGCCCGTTGCGGACACCATGAGCTTCCCCGTCCGGCCGGTGATTACCCATCAGGCGGCCGACTGCCGGGGGCATTCACGTCGTGCTCCCGGATTCTGTGGAGAGGCTGTGAACGCAACAGTGTTGTCGTGTGCCCGTCCCGTAGTCGACCTTGTGTGCGACTGCGACGCCTCGGAATAGTGGGCGACTCATCCTCCGCGTCCGGGCACCCCACTTGCTCACGGCGCGGCCCCCACAGGAGGTAGAAGTTGAAGCACCGACGCATACCCAAGAGAAAAGCGGCAGTTGCGGGCGGCGCGGTCGTCGCCATCGTTGCCGCGGGCGTCACCTTCCAGAGCGCGAACGCCAGTGACCACACCCCGCAGTTCGACGTGAAGGCGCTCACGGCGCCTGCGGCCGGGGACCTCGCCGCCACGCTGAGGGCGGACCTGGGTGCCGAAGAGGCAGGCGCGTACTACGACGCCAAGGCCAAGGCGCTCATCGTGAACGTGCTCAGCGAGGACGCGGCGCAGACGGTGCGCGAGGCCGGCGGCAAGGCCAGGGTGGTCGAGAACACCCTCGTCGAGCTGAAGGGCGCCCGGCAGACCCTCACGGACAAGGCGACCATCCCCGGCACCTCGTGGGCGACCGACCCGGTCACCAACAAGGTCGTCGTCACCGCGGACCGCACGGTCGAGGGTGCCGACTGGGCCAAGCTTCAGGAGGTCGTCAAGGGCCTCGGCGCCAAGGCGGAGCTCAAGAAGACCGCCGGCGAGTTCAGGCCCTTCATCGCCGGCGGCGACGCCATCCACTCGGGCGGCGGGCGCTGCTCGCTCGGCTTCAACGTGGTCAAGGGTGGCGAGCCGCACTTCATCACCGCCGGGCACTGCGGGCAGTCCGGGAGCGAGTGGTCCGACTCGGCGGGCGGCCCGGCCGTCGGCACGATGGTCGACTCGCAGTTCCCCGGCAACGACTTCGCGCTGGTGAAGTACAACGGCGCCACGGAGCACCCGAGCGAGGTGAACCTCTACGACGGCGGGTCCCAGGCCATCACCCAGGCGGGCGAGGCGACCGTCGGCATGCAGGTGACGCGCAGCGGCTCCACCACGCAGGTCCACGACGGTGAGGTGACCGGCCTCGACGCCACCGTGAACTACGGCAACGGCGACATCGTCGAGGGACTCATCCAGACGAACGTCTGCGCGGAACCGGGCGACAGCGGCGGCTCCCTCTTCTCGGGTGACGCGGCGATCGGCCTCACGTCGGGCGGCAGCGGTGACTGCAGCTCGGGCGGCGAGACGTTCTTCCAGCCGGTGACGGAGGCGTTGTCGGTCCTGGGCGCGGAAATCGGCTGACGTCCTTCCTCTGCCCGGCCCACGGCCCCGCCGCTGCCACGGACAACGTGGCAGCGGCGGGGCCGTGGTTCCGGGGAGTCAGGCCCGCCTCGCGCCGGCCGCCCGCGTCGGCTCCTCCGGGCGCCGTGCCCGCATCACCGCGCACGCCAGCGTGACCGCCGAGCCCGCCACCGCCCACGCGGCGAGCACGAGCATCGGTCCGTCCGCCCCGTTCCCTCTGAAGTACGCGATGGAGCGCGCCGCGTACGTGCCCGCTCCCGGGGGCAGTGCCGGGCCGATCGCGTGCCAGAACGGGGGAAGCAGCGGGTACGGGTAGGCCCCGCCCGCGCTCGGGTTGCCGAGGACGACCACGAGCAGGATCGCCAGGCCGATGCCGACGATCCCCGCCAGTCCCTGCAGCGCCAGCGTGAGCGCTCCGACGGCGAAGACGAGCAGCGTGCCGAGGCCCCACAGCGCCCACAGGCTGCCGGGGAGCGCGTCGAGGACCGGGCCGGCGATCACCGCGCCGAGCAGTCCCGCGGCGATCGAGTACAGCAGCAGCGCGCCGAGCCGGATGACGGCGCGGGCCCCGTTGGTCGGCCGGGCGCCCGCGCTGATGGCCAGGATCGCCGCGCACAGGTAGCCGCCCACGCACCAGCCGACCACCAGGTAGAACGAGGAGAGGCCGCGCGCGTCGCCCGCGGCGCCGGGCACGACGTCCACGACCAGGACCTTGCGCCGCTGCGACTGCTCCGCCTTCCCGACGACCGTGGCGAGCGCCTCGGAGAGCGCTCCCCCCGCGCCGCCGGCGACCAGCAGCCGGTCGGTGGTGCCACGTGGGTCGATGACGAGTGCCCCGTCGATCTTTCGCTCCAGGATCTGCCGCCGCGCGGCCGCCTCGTCGCCGACGGTGCGTGGTTCCAGGGGGTCACCCGGCAGCCGGGCGAGCCGGTACAGGGCCTCGTCGGCGATCTGCGTGTCGGGCGAGGTGATCGCCAGCGCGATCACGCGCGGCTTCGGATGGTGGAAGGCGCCGATGTACGAGGTGATGAATCCGAGCTGGAGCGCCAGCACTCCGATGACCAGGATCGCGGCCCGTACGGTGACCGCGTCCTTGACCTCGTCGAGGAACCCCTTGCGCGGCTCGCCGTCCGTCTGTGCCGTCTGTGCCATGGCCCAACGCTCGACGGCGCCCGCCGGGCGCGCAGGCGGTGACGTCCGAATGGCTGAGGTAGACAGTGTCTACCCACGTGCGGTAGACAGTGTCTATGACGTCTGCGACGCAACACGACGAAAGTCTCCGCGTCAGACTGGTGGCGGCAGGGATGGAGCTGGTGGCCACCAGGGGCGTGGAAGCGCTCTCCCTGCGGGAGATCGCCCGCAGCGCGGGGGTCTCGCACGGCGCCCCGCGGCGCTACTTCCCCACCCACCTGTCCCTGCTGTCCGCGATCGCCCGGGAGGGCTTCGCCGACCTGGCGCGCAGGGCCACCGAGGTCGTCGACGGAGTCCAGAAGGACCCCCGCGCCCGGGTCGCCGCACTGTGCCGCCTCTATCTGGACTTCGCCCGGACCGACGGCGGCATGTTCGAGCTGATGTTCCGCCACGACCTGCTCAAGAGTGGTCATCTCGGTCTGCGGGAAACCAGCCTGCCGCTCTTCGGCAGGTTCGTGGACGCGGTGGCGCAGGTGCGACCGCGTCCCGGGGACGCCCCGCCGCAGGTCGTCGCGACCGCGCTGTGGGCCAATCTCCACGGCATCGCCCAGCTGTGGGGCTGGGGCAGCCTCCAGCTCGCGACGGGCACCGACGACGTGGAGCCACTGCTGCGCACCGTGCTGGACGCCCACCTCGGGCCGGACCCCCGGTGAGTACGGCCCCGAGCCCCGACCGGGCGGGACTGAGCGCCGGCCAGGGCACGGCCCCGAGCGCGGGGCGGAGTGCGGTCCATCGGCGGATCATGCTCGCCGGCAGTGTCGTCGGCGCCTCGGTCGTCGCCCTGGACGGCACCGTGCTGACCATCGTGCAGCCCGTCATGCAGCGGGATCTGCACGCGTCGTTCGAACAGGTCCAGTGGACCGGCACCGGCTATCTGATCGCGGTGGCGAGCCTGCTCGTCCTCGCCGGGCGCATCGGCGACCGGTACGGCCACCGGCAGGTCTTCGCCGTCGGTATGCTGGGCTTCGGCGCCGCGTCCGCCGGGATCGGCCTGGCGCCGGACATCGGCTGGGTGATCGCACTGCGTATCGCGCAGGGAGTCTTCGGTGCGCTGCTGCAACCGGCCACCCTCGGCATGCTGCGGGCCGCCTTTCCTCCCGACCGGCTGGGAATGCCCATCGCGCTGCGCACCAGCGCGATCGGGGCGGCGGCCGCCGCCGGGCCGGTCGTCGGCGGGGCGCTGGCCGCCGAGCTGGGGTGGCGGTCCGTCTTCCTGCTCAACGTCGCGCCTGCGCTGGTGATCGGGCTGCTCGTCCTCGCCGTGCGGGCCCCGGAGCCCGCCCCGGCGGCCAAGACGGGACTCGACCCGGTCGGAGCCTGCCTGCTCGCGGTGACCCTGGTCTGTCTGGTGCACACGCTCGTCGACATGCCGGACACCGGCCGGGCGGGCGTGACCGTGGCGGGATGCGGCGCGGCGGTCGTCGCCGGTGGCGCGTTCGTACGGCACGTACGGCGCGGCCGGAACCCGCTGGTGCCGCCGGAGATGCTCGGGTCGGCAGTGGTCGCCTCGGCGCTCGGGGTGCTGGTCTGCGCGTCGGCGGTGCTGTCCGGGGCCCTGTTCGCCGGTGTCTACTTCCTTCAGGGCGTCCTCGGGCTCGACCCCTTCCGGAGTGCTCTGCAGGCGCTGCCAGGGGCGGTGGCGGTGGTCGTGGGGGCGCCGGTGTGTGCGCTGGCGCTGCGCCGGTACGGTCCGCGCCGGACGACCGCGGTGGCGATGTCTCTCCTCCTCCTCGGCGTTCTCGTGCTCTCCCGCCTCGACCGGGCGGCGGGCGCGGTGCCGGTAGGCGGCGGGTTCTTCCTGGTGGGCGCCGGTTTCGGTGCCGCGATGGTCGCCGCGACGGCGGTCGTCGTGCGGGGCGCGCCGGCGGAGCACGCCGGGGTCGCGGGCGGGCTCCAGCAGACCGCCATGAACATCGGCCCGGCGCTGGGGGTGGCCGTGGCGACCGCGCTGATGACGCTCGCCGCACCCGGCGAGGGACCGGCCGGGCCCATGGTGATGTCCGTCTCCGCGACGGGTCCGGCGCTGACCGCTCTCGCGGCCGTGGCGGCGGCCGGTGCGCTCCTGGCGGCGGCGCTGCCGGGCCCTGCCGGTGCGGTCCCGCCGCGACCGCGCACCACTCCGTAGCCCCGCGCGGCCCCCATTGCCGCCGAGCGCGGGACGGAAAACGCGGGGCTGCGGGAAGGCTCCGAGAATGTGTCGTACGCATGTTCGAAACTGGTCTATGGTGGGAGGTGGGGGAGGTGAGAACGATTGATTCAGGAGGTGCGGATGCCTTACTTCACGCATCTGCACACCGTTTCCGGGTTCTCTGTGCGGTACGGGGCCTCCCACCCGGAGCGGCTGGCCGGCCGCGCCGCCGAGCGCGGCATGGACGCCCTCGCGCTGACCGACCGCGACACCCTGGCGGGCGCGGTCCGTTTCGTCACCGCCTGCGCCAAGGAAGGTGTACGGCCGCTGTTCGGGGTGGACCTCGCCGTGGGGGAGCGGGCGCGGCAGGAGGGGCCCGCCGAGCGGCGCCGCACCCCGGTGCGCGGCGGAGCGTTCGTCGACGAATCCTCGCCCCGCACCGTCTTCCTGGCCCGCGACCGCCGCGGCTGGGCCGACCTGTGCCGGATGATCACCGCCGCCCACGCCACCGACCAGCGCAGCCCCCTGCTGCCCTGGGACGACAACCACGGCGACGGGCTGACCGTGCTGCTCGGCCCGTCGTCCGAGGTGGGCAGGGCGCTGGCCGACGGCCGGCCCGACCGCGCGGCCAAGCTGCTCGGCCCCTGGCGGGAGCGGTACGGCGACCGGCTGCGCCTGGAGGTCGTGCACCACGGCGGGGGCGGTACCGGCCCCGGCTCGCTGCGCCATGCCGCCCGTACCCTCGGCCTCGCCGCCGAGCAGGGCGTACGACCCGTGCTGACCAACGCCGTCCGCTACGCCGACCCCGGCCAGGGCCCGGTCGCCGACGTCCTCGACGCCGCCCGCCGCCTGGTGCCGGTCGACCCGCGCAAGGGCCTCGACAGCGGTGAACGCTGGCTGAAGGACCCGGCGGCGATGGCCGCCCTCGCCGCCCGGGTCGCGGAGGCCGCCGGTTTCCGGCGTGAGCTCGCGCACCGGCTGCTCGCCGTGACGGAGGAGACGGCCGCCGAATGCATGGTCGACCCCGAGGACGATCTCGGGATCGGTAGCGTCCACTTCCCGGAGCCGGCCCTCGTCGGTGCCGAGTACCGCACCGCGCAGCGGGTGCTGGCCTCCCGGGCCGCCGCCGGAATGGTGCTGTGCGGCTACGACGGGCGGCGCGAGTACTGGGAGCGGATGCACCACGAGCTGGACATCATCGCCCATCACGGCTTCGCCTCCTACTTCCTGACGGTCGCTCAGGTCGTGGACGACGTGAAGGGCATGGGTATCCGGGTCGCGGCGCGCGGGTCCGGGGCCGGTTCCCTGGTCAACCACCTCCTCGGCATCGCGCACGCCGACCCGGTCGAGCACGGGCTGCTGATGGAGCGCTTCCTGTCCAAGCGGCGGCGTGTCCTGCCCGACATCGACATCGACGTGGAGTCCGCCCGCAGGCTCGAGGTCTACCGGGAGATCATCGGCCGCTTCGGCGAGGAGCGGGTCGCGACCGTCGCCATGCCGGAGACCTACCGGGTCCGGCACGCGATCCGGGACGTGGGCGCCGCCCTGTCCATGGACCCGGCGGAGATCGACAAGCTCGCCAAGTCCTTCCCGCACATCCGGGCACGCGACGCCCGCGCGGCCCTGGCCGAACTGCCGGAACTGCGGGAGGTGGCAAAGGAGTCGAAGCGGCGGGAACGGATGTGGGAGCTGGTCGAGGCGCTGGACGCGCTGCCCCGCGGGGTCGCCATGCACCCGTGCGGCGTGCTGCTCTCCGACGCCTCGCTGCTCACCCGCACGCCGGTGATGCCGACCAGCGGCGAAGGCTTCCCCATGTCCCAGTTCGACAAGGACGACGTGGAGGAGCTCGGGCTGCTCAAGCTCGACGTCCTCGGGGTGCGGATGCAGTCGGCGATGGCGCACGCGGTCGCCGAGGTGCACAGGGCCACCGGCGAGGAGGTCGACGTCGACGCCGTGCCGCCGGGCGACCCGGCCACCTACCGGCTCATCAAGTCGACCGAGACGCTGGGCTGTTTCCAGATCGAGTCGCCCGGTCAGCGCGACCTGGTGGGACGGCTTCAGCCGGAGACCTTCGGCGACCTGGTCGTCGACATCTCGCTGTTCCGTCCGGGGCCGGTCGCGGCCGACATGGTGCGGCCGTTCATCGAGGCCAGGCACGGCCGGGCGCCCGCACGCTATCCGCATCCCGACCTGGAAGGGCCGCTGCGGGAGACGTACGGAGTGGTCGTCTTCCATGAGCAGATCATCGAGATCCTGGACATCATGACCGGCTGCGGCCGGGACGAGGCCGACCGGGTGCGGCGCGGTCTCTCCGACCCCGAGTCGCAGGGGAAGATCAAGGCCTGGTTCGCGCAGAACGCCGGGGCGAAGGGCTACACGCCCGAGGTGATCGGCCGCACCTGGGAGATCATCGAGGCCTTCGGGTCGTACGGCTTCTGCAAGGCGCACGCGGTCGCGTTCGCCGTTCCCACGTACCAGTCGGCCTGGCTCAAGGCGCACCACCCGGCGGCCTTCTACGCCGGGCTGCTCACCCACGACCCCGGGATGTATCCGAAACGGCTGCTGCTGGCGGATGCGCGGCGGCGCGGGGTGCCGGTGCTGCCGCTGGATGTGAACCGGTCTGCGGTCGCTCACCGAATCGAACTGGTGTCTGATGACGTGTCGTCCCGGGCAGGTGCCGGGACCGGTCCTGGCACCGGTCGCGGCGCCCGGCTCGGCCCCGGTCCTGGCGCTGTCGCCGGTTCCCGTCCTGGACCCGGTCCTGGTCCCGGTGCTCTCGTCGGCTCCCGTCCTGGACCCGGTCCTGGTCCCGGTGCTCTCGTCGGCTCCCGTCCTGGACAGGGCCGTTGGGGGCTGCGGCTCGCGCTCTCCGACGTCCATGGCATCAGCGAGGCGGAGGCGGCGCGCATCGAGGCGGGACAGCCGTACTCATCGCTGCTGGACTTCTGGCAGCGGGCCTGCCCCTCGCGGCCGGTCGCCGAGCGGCTGGCCCAGGTCGGCGCGCTCGACGCCTTCGGCGCCAACCGCCGCGATCTGCTGCTGCACCTCGCCGAACTGCACCGCACCCAGCGCGGCGCCGCGTCCTACGGCAGCCAGCTCCCGCTGACGCAGGGGCAGAAGACCGCACCGGTCGGGCTGCCCGACCTGGGGGACGCGGAACGCCTCAGTGCCGAGCTGGGTGTGCTCGGCATGGACGCCTCCCGCCACCTGATGGCCGATCACCAGGCCTTCCTGGCTGAGCTCGGCGTGCTCTCCGCGCAGCGGCTGCGTGATGCCCCACACGGGCGGACGGTGCTCGTCGCGGGCGCCAAGGCGGCCACCCAGACACCGCCGATCCGCTCCGGCAAGCGGGTCATCTTCACCACGCTCGACGACGGCACCGGCCTGGTGGACCTCGCCTTCTTCGACGACAGCCACGCCGCCTGCGCCCACACCGTCTTCCATTCCTGGCTGCTGCTGGTGCGTGGTGTGGTGCAGCGGCGC
Coding sequences within it:
- a CDS encoding DUF3533 domain-containing protein; the encoded protein is MAQTAQTDGEPRKGFLDEVKDAVTVRAAILVIGVLALQLGFITSYIGAFHHPKPRVIALAITSPDTQIADEALYRLARLPGDPLEPRTVGDEAAARRQILERKIDGALVIDPRGTTDRLLVAGGAGGALSEALATVVGKAEQSQRRKVLVVDVVPGAAGDARGLSSFYLVVGWCVGGYLCAAILAISAGARPTNGARAVIRLGALLLYSIAAGLLGAVIAGPVLDALPGSLWALWGLGTLLVFAVGALTLALQGLAGIVGIGLAILLVVVLGNPSAGGAYPYPLLPPFWHAIGPALPPGAGTYAARSIAYFRGNGADGPMLVLAAWAVAGSAVTLACAVMRARRPEEPTRAAGARRA
- a CDS encoding TetR/AcrR family transcriptional regulator; translated protein: MTSATQHDESLRVRLVAAGMELVATRGVEALSLREIARSAGVSHGAPRRYFPTHLSLLSAIAREGFADLARRATEVVDGVQKDPRARVAALCRLYLDFARTDGGMFELMFRHDLLKSGHLGLRETSLPLFGRFVDAVAQVRPRPGDAPPQVVATALWANLHGIAQLWGWGSLQLATGTDDVEPLLRTVLDAHLGPDPR
- a CDS encoding MFS transporter, whose product is MLAGSVVGASVVALDGTVLTIVQPVMQRDLHASFEQVQWTGTGYLIAVASLLVLAGRIGDRYGHRQVFAVGMLGFGAASAGIGLAPDIGWVIALRIAQGVFGALLQPATLGMLRAAFPPDRLGMPIALRTSAIGAAAAAGPVVGGALAAELGWRSVFLLNVAPALVIGLLVLAVRAPEPAPAAKTGLDPVGACLLAVTLVCLVHTLVDMPDTGRAGVTVAGCGAAVVAGGAFVRHVRRGRNPLVPPEMLGSAVVASALGVLVCASAVLSGALFAGVYFLQGVLGLDPFRSALQALPGAVAVVVGAPVCALALRRYGPRRTTAVAMSLLLLGVLVLSRLDRAAGAVPVGGGFFLVGAGFGAAMVAATAVVVRGAPAEHAGVAGGLQQTAMNIGPALGVAVATALMTLAAPGEGPAGPMVMSVSATGPALTALAAVAAAGALLAAALPGPAGAVPPRPRTTP
- a CDS encoding S1 family peptidase — its product is MKHRRIPKRKAAVAGGAVVAIVAAGVTFQSANASDHTPQFDVKALTAPAAGDLAATLRADLGAEEAGAYYDAKAKALIVNVLSEDAAQTVREAGGKARVVENTLVELKGARQTLTDKATIPGTSWATDPVTNKVVVTADRTVEGADWAKLQEVVKGLGAKAELKKTAGEFRPFIAGGDAIHSGGGRCSLGFNVVKGGEPHFITAGHCGQSGSEWSDSAGGPAVGTMVDSQFPGNDFALVKYNGATEHPSEVNLYDGGSQAITQAGEATVGMQVTRSGSTTQVHDGEVTGLDATVNYGNGDIVEGLIQTNVCAEPGDSGGSLFSGDAAIGLTSGGSGDCSSGGETFFQPVTEALSVLGAEIG